In the Quercus lobata isolate SW786 chromosome 5, ValleyOak3.0 Primary Assembly, whole genome shotgun sequence genome, one interval contains:
- the LOC115992871 gene encoding probable isoaspartyl peptidase/L-asparaginase 3 isoform X1, producing the protein MSMATKNLLLPYVMFLALLHQVLGNEAVNSGQYPLVVSTWPFLDAVRAGWRAVDSGLSAVDAVVEGCSACEELRCDGTVGPGGSPDENGETTIDALVMDGVTMEVGAVAAMRYVKDGIRAARLVMKHTKHTLLVGEQASAFAISMGLPGPTNLSSSESIAKWSKWKENSCQPNFWKNVVPANGCGPYHPRDSLDLIEGTCSKDMETVEPRSSLVGLHSHDTIAMAAIDKMGHIAVGTSTNGATFKIPGRVGDGPVTGSSAYADDEIGACGATGDGDIMMRFLPCYQVVESMRLGMEPKLAAKDAISRIARKFPDFVGAVFAINKNGVHAGACHGWTFQYSVRSPEMNDVEVFTVLP; encoded by the exons ATGTCCATGGCTACCAAAAATCTGCTCTTGCCTTATGTCATGTTCCTCGCATTGCTCCACCAG GTACTAGGAAATGAAGCTGTGAATTCAGGCCAGTACCCTTTGGTTGTGAGCACATGGCCCTTCTTAGATGCTGTTAGAGCTGGTTGGAGGGCTGTTGATAGTGGCCTTTCAGCCGTGGATGCTGTCGTGGAGGGTTGTTCGGCCTGCGAGGAACTTAGGTGTGATGGAACAG TTGGGCCTGGTGGAAGTCCAGATGAAAATGGGGAAACTACTATTGATGCTTTGGTCATGGATGGG GTGACAATGGAGGTTGGAGCTGTCGCTGCTATGAGGTATGTGAAGGATGGCATCAGAGCTGCAAGATTAGTAATGAAGCATACAAAACACACTTTGCTTGTTGGAGAGCAGGCCTCGGCATTTGCCATTTCAATGGGTCTTCCAGGACCCACAAACCTTAGTTCATCCGAGTCAATTGCAAAGTGGAGCAAATGGAAGGAAAATAGCTGCCAaccaaatttttggaaaaatgttgTACCTGCCAATGGTTGTGGCCCATATCATCCAAGGGATTCTCTTGACCTTATTGAAGGGACATGTTCCAAAGACATGGAAACTGTTGAACCAAGATCTTCTCTTGTTGGTCTTCACAGCCACGACACTATAGCAATGGCTGCTATTGATAAA ATGGGGCACATTGCTGTTGGTACATCAACTAATGGAGCAACATTTAAGATCCCTGGCAG GGTAGGTGATGGGCCCGTCACAGGATCTTCAGCATATGCCGATGATGAAATTGGTGCATGTGGTGCAACTGGGGATGGTGACATTATGATGCGTTTCCTTCCATG TTATCAGGTTGTGGAGAGTATGAGATTAGGAATGGAACCTAAGCTTGCTGCTAAGGATGCAATATCACGAATAGCGAGAAAATTTCCTGATTTTGTGGGAGCTGTTTTTGCCATTAATAAGAATGGGGTGCATGCTGGTGCTTGCCATGGATGGACGTTTCAATACTCGGTGAGAAGTCCAGAAATGAATGATGTGGAGGTTTTCACTGTGCTGCCCTAA
- the LOC115992871 gene encoding probable isoaspartyl peptidase/L-asparaginase 3 isoform X2 → MEVGAVAAMRYVKDGIRAARLVMKHTKHTLLVGEQASAFAISMGLPGPTNLSSSESIAKWSKWKENSCQPNFWKNVVPANGCGPYHPRDSLDLIEGTCSKDMETVEPRSSLVGLHSHDTIAMAAIDKMGHIAVGTSTNGATFKIPGRVGDGPVTGSSAYADDEIGACGATGDGDIMMRFLPCYQVVESMRLGMEPKLAAKDAISRIARKFPDFVGAVFAINKNGVHAGACHGWTFQYSVRSPEMNDVEVFTVLP, encoded by the exons ATGGAGGTTGGAGCTGTCGCTGCTATGAGGTATGTGAAGGATGGCATCAGAGCTGCAAGATTAGTAATGAAGCATACAAAACACACTTTGCTTGTTGGAGAGCAGGCCTCGGCATTTGCCATTTCAATGGGTCTTCCAGGACCCACAAACCTTAGTTCATCCGAGTCAATTGCAAAGTGGAGCAAATGGAAGGAAAATAGCTGCCAaccaaatttttggaaaaatgttgTACCTGCCAATGGTTGTGGCCCATATCATCCAAGGGATTCTCTTGACCTTATTGAAGGGACATGTTCCAAAGACATGGAAACTGTTGAACCAAGATCTTCTCTTGTTGGTCTTCACAGCCACGACACTATAGCAATGGCTGCTATTGATAAA ATGGGGCACATTGCTGTTGGTACATCAACTAATGGAGCAACATTTAAGATCCCTGGCAG GGTAGGTGATGGGCCCGTCACAGGATCTTCAGCATATGCCGATGATGAAATTGGTGCATGTGGTGCAACTGGGGATGGTGACATTATGATGCGTTTCCTTCCATG TTATCAGGTTGTGGAGAGTATGAGATTAGGAATGGAACCTAAGCTTGCTGCTAAGGATGCAATATCACGAATAGCGAGAAAATTTCCTGATTTTGTGGGAGCTGTTTTTGCCATTAATAAGAATGGGGTGCATGCTGGTGCTTGCCATGGATGGACGTTTCAATACTCGGTGAGAAGTCCAGAAATGAATGATGTGGAGGTTTTCACTGTGCTGCCCTAA